One segment of Mycolicibacterium neworleansense DNA contains the following:
- the mbtG gene encoding NADPH-dependent L-lysine N(6)-monooxygenase MbtG: MSAPSAPTLAIIGAGPKAIAVAAKAAELRAMGVPAPDVVVVERAGVAANWQAVGGWTDGNHRLGTGPEKDVGFPYRSSLVPRRNAELDERMTRHSWQAYLIATGGFAEWVDRGRPAPTHKRWSQYLGWVADDIGMNVVSGEVERISVDADTGGAGNSTDGRRWVLHTAETAVSADGLMVTGPGQAERSVLPGNPRVMSIAQFWHQAGKHELITAERVAVIGGGETAASMLNELFRHRVSTITVISPTVTLFTRGEGFFENTLFSDPTGWTGLTLAERRDALARTDRGVFSARVQDALLADDRIRHLRGRVAHAVARDERIRLTLSTNTGGEAVETVHGFDLVIDGSGADALWFAPLFSQDALDLLELGLGGPLSSDALQEHIGHDLALTDVFPKLFLPGLAGLTQGPGFPNLSCLGLLSDRVLGADLHHPSMRRLDEFQSVR, from the coding sequence ATGAGTGCCCCATCGGCCCCCACACTGGCCATCATCGGTGCCGGACCCAAGGCCATCGCGGTGGCTGCCAAGGCCGCCGAGTTGCGGGCGATGGGTGTGCCGGCCCCGGATGTCGTCGTCGTCGAACGTGCCGGAGTGGCCGCCAACTGGCAGGCCGTCGGCGGCTGGACCGACGGCAACCATCGCCTCGGCACCGGACCCGAGAAGGACGTCGGCTTCCCGTACCGGTCGTCGCTGGTGCCGCGGCGTAACGCCGAACTCGACGAGCGCATGACCCGGCACAGTTGGCAGGCCTACCTCATCGCGACCGGCGGATTCGCCGAATGGGTGGACCGCGGCCGGCCCGCGCCGACCCACAAACGCTGGAGCCAGTATCTGGGCTGGGTGGCCGATGACATCGGGATGAACGTGGTTTCCGGTGAGGTGGAACGGATCTCGGTTGACGCCGACACCGGCGGTGCCGGCAATTCGACCGATGGTCGCCGGTGGGTCCTGCATACCGCCGAGACAGCGGTGAGCGCCGACGGCCTGATGGTCACCGGACCGGGCCAGGCCGAACGCTCGGTGCTGCCCGGCAACCCCCGGGTGATGTCGATCGCGCAGTTCTGGCATCAGGCCGGCAAGCACGAGCTGATCACCGCTGAGCGGGTGGCGGTGATCGGCGGTGGTGAGACCGCCGCGTCGATGCTCAACGAGCTGTTCCGCCACCGGGTTTCGACCATCACGGTGATCTCGCCGACCGTCACCCTGTTCACCCGCGGCGAAGGATTCTTCGAGAACACCCTGTTCTCCGATCCGACCGGCTGGACCGGGCTCACCCTGGCCGAGCGCCGGGATGCGTTGGCCCGCACCGACCGTGGCGTGTTCTCGGCGCGCGTGCAGGATGCGCTGCTGGCCGACGACCGGATCCGCCATCTGCGCGGCCGGGTCGCCCACGCGGTGGCCCGCGACGAGCGGATCCGGCTGACCCTGTCCACCAACACCGGGGGTGAAGCGGTCGAGACCGTGCACGGCTTCGATCTGGTGATCGACGGGTCCGGTGCGGATGCGTTGTGGTTCGCCCCGTTGTTCAGCCAGGACGCGCTTGACCTGCTCGAGCTCGGGCTGGGCGGCCCGCTGAGCAGCGACGCGCTGCAAGAACACATCGGTCACGACCTGGCCCTGACCGATGTCTTCCCCAAGCTGTTCCTGCCGGGGCTGGCCGGACTCACCCAGGGACCCGGCTTCCCGAACCTCAGTTGTCTTGGCCTGTTGTCCGACCGGGTGCTGGGTGCAGACCTTCACCACCCCTCGATGAGGAGACTCGATGAGTTCCAATCCGTTCGATGA
- a CDS encoding MbtH family protein: MSSNPFDDENGTFYVLVNAEDQHSLWPAFADVPAGWRVVFGEAGRAECLNYVEAHWTDLRPAGLREAMSN; the protein is encoded by the coding sequence ATGAGTTCCAATCCGTTCGATGACGAGAACGGCACGTTCTATGTCCTGGTCAACGCCGAGGATCAGCACAGCCTGTGGCCGGCGTTCGCCGACGTGCCCGCGGGCTGGCGGGTGGTCTTCGGTGAGGCCGGCCGCGCCGAGTGCCTGAACTACGTCGAGGCGCACTGGACCGATCTGCGGCCCGCCGGCCTGCGTGAGGCCATGAGCAACTGA
- a CDS encoding type II toxin-antitoxin system VapB family antitoxin: MIFKGVQEGKPYPEHGLSYRDWSRIPPRQLRLDELVTTTTVLALDRLLSEDSTFYGDLFPHAVKWRGDIYLEDGLHRAVRAALRNRTILHARVFDMDALAPNPA; this comes from the coding sequence ATGATCTTCAAGGGCGTCCAGGAGGGCAAACCCTACCCGGAGCACGGGCTCTCCTACCGGGACTGGTCCCGCATCCCCCCGCGCCAGCTGCGCCTCGACGAGCTGGTCACCACCACCACGGTGCTCGCTCTCGACCGCCTGCTGTCCGAGGATTCGACGTTCTACGGCGACCTGTTCCCGCACGCGGTGAAGTGGCGCGGCGACATCTACCTCGAGGACGGCCTGCACCGGGCGGTGCGCGCGGCGCTGCGGAACCGCACGATCCTGCACGCGCGGGTGTTCGACATGGACGCGCTCGCGCCCAACCCGGCCTGA
- the hrcA gene encoding heat-inducible transcriptional repressor HrcA, which produces MGSADERRFEVLRAIVADFVATKEPIGSKTLVERHNLGVSSATVRNDMAVLEAEGYITQPHTSSGRVPTEKGYREFVDRIDNVKPLSSSERRAILSFLESGVDLDDVLRRAVRLLAQLTRQVAIVQYPTLSTSSVRHLEVVALTPARLLLVVITDSGRVDQRIVELGDAIDEHELSKLREMLGQALEGKPITAASIAVSDLASHLNGHGALADAVGRSATVLVETLVEHTEERLLLGGTANLTRNTADFGGSLRSVLEALEEQVVVLRLLAAQQEAGKVTVRIGHETEAEQMLGTSVVSTTYGSSGKVYGGMGVVGPTRMDYPGTIANVAAVALYIGEVLGTR; this is translated from the coding sequence GTGGGGAGTGCCGACGAACGTCGTTTCGAGGTGCTGCGCGCCATCGTCGCCGACTTCGTGGCCACCAAGGAGCCGATCGGCTCCAAGACCCTGGTGGAGCGCCACAACCTCGGTGTGTCCAGCGCCACGGTGCGCAATGACATGGCGGTGCTGGAGGCCGAGGGCTACATCACCCAGCCGCACACCAGCTCGGGCCGGGTGCCCACCGAGAAGGGTTACCGGGAGTTCGTCGACCGGATCGACAACGTCAAACCGCTGTCGTCGTCCGAGCGCCGGGCCATCCTGTCCTTCCTGGAGTCCGGCGTCGACCTCGATGACGTGTTGCGGCGCGCGGTGCGGCTGCTCGCGCAGCTGACCCGGCAGGTCGCGATCGTGCAGTACCCGACGTTGTCCACGTCGTCCGTTCGTCACCTCGAGGTGGTGGCGCTGACCCCGGCGCGGCTGCTGTTGGTGGTGATCACCGATTCGGGCCGGGTGGACCAGCGCATCGTCGAGCTCGGCGACGCCATCGACGAACACGAGCTGTCCAAACTGCGCGAGATGTTGGGACAGGCGTTGGAAGGCAAGCCGATCACCGCCGCGTCGATCGCGGTGAGCGATCTGGCCTCACACCTCAACGGCCACGGCGCGCTCGCCGATGCCGTCGGCCGGTCGGCGACCGTCCTGGTCGAGACGCTCGTGGAGCACACCGAGGAACGGCTGCTGCTCGGCGGAACCGCCAACCTGACCCGCAACACCGCTGATTTTGGCGGATCGCTGCGGTCGGTGCTGGAGGCGCTGGAGGAGCAGGTGGTGGTGCTGCGGTTGTTGGCAGCCCAGCAGGAAGCGGGCAAGGTAACCGTGCGGATCGGTCATGAGACCGAGGCCGAACAGATGCTGGGCACGTCGGTGGTGAGCACCACGTACGGCAGTTCAGGCAAGGTGTACGGGGGAATGGGTGTGGTGGGTCCCACCCGAATGGATTACCCGGGAACCATCGCCAATGTCGCTGCGGTTGCTCTGTACATCGGCGAAGTCTTAGGTACTCGGTAA
- the dnaJ gene encoding molecular chaperone DnaJ, whose product MARDYYGLLGVGKGASDSEIKRAYRRLARELHPDVNPDEEAQARFTEIQVAYEVLSDPEKRRIVDMGGDPMESVGGAPGGFSGFGGLGDVFEAFFGGGTASRGPVGRVRPGADSLLRMRLDLAECATGVTKQVTVDTAVLCDLCHGKGTNGNSTPITCDTCDGRGEIQTVQRSLLGQVMTTRPCPVCGGIGEVIPDPCNRCGGDGRVRARREISVKIPAGVGDGMRVRLAAQGEVGPGGGPAGDLYVEVHEKQHEIFVRDGDDLHCTVSVPMVDAALGTTVTVDAILDGPTELSIAAGTQPGSVTTLRGHGMPHLRSGVRGDLHAHIDVVVPTRLDSTDTDLLRKLKENRGRDAAEVRSTSAQSSSGGLFSRLRETFSGR is encoded by the coding sequence GTGGCACGCGATTATTACGGCTTGCTCGGAGTGGGCAAAGGCGCGAGCGATTCGGAGATCAAACGCGCATATCGGCGATTGGCACGTGAGCTGCATCCCGACGTCAACCCCGACGAGGAGGCCCAAGCCCGGTTCACCGAGATCCAGGTCGCCTATGAGGTGCTGTCCGATCCGGAGAAGCGCCGCATCGTCGACATGGGCGGTGACCCGATGGAATCGGTGGGCGGAGCGCCCGGCGGATTCAGCGGGTTCGGCGGTCTCGGCGACGTGTTCGAGGCGTTCTTCGGTGGCGGCACCGCCTCGCGCGGTCCGGTCGGCCGGGTACGCCCGGGCGCCGATTCGCTGCTGCGGATGCGGCTGGACCTGGCGGAGTGCGCGACCGGCGTGACCAAGCAGGTCACCGTGGACACCGCGGTGCTCTGCGACCTGTGTCACGGCAAGGGCACCAACGGCAACTCCACGCCGATCACCTGTGACACCTGTGACGGGCGCGGCGAGATCCAGACCGTCCAGCGCTCGCTGCTGGGCCAGGTGATGACCACGCGTCCCTGCCCGGTCTGCGGCGGGATCGGTGAGGTCATCCCGGACCCGTGTAACCGATGCGGTGGCGACGGCCGGGTGCGTGCCCGCCGTGAGATCAGCGTCAAGATCCCGGCGGGTGTCGGCGACGGCATGCGCGTCCGGCTGGCCGCCCAGGGCGAGGTCGGCCCCGGCGGTGGGCCTGCGGGTGACCTCTACGTCGAGGTGCACGAGAAGCAGCACGAGATCTTCGTCCGCGACGGTGATGATCTGCACTGCACCGTCTCGGTGCCGATGGTCGACGCCGCGCTGGGCACCACGGTCACCGTCGACGCGATCCTCGACGGACCCACCGAACTGAGCATCGCGGCAGGCACCCAGCCCGGCTCGGTGACCACGCTGCGCGGCCACGGTATGCCGCATCTGCGCTCCGGGGTACGCGGCGACCTGCACGCCCACATCGATGTCGTGGTGCCGACGCGGCTCGACAGCACCGATACCGACCTGCTGCGCAAGCTGAAGGAGAACCGCGGCCGCGACGCCGCCGAGGTGCGCTCCACTTCGGCCCAGTCGAGTTCCGGCGGACTGTTCAGCCGCCTGCGCGAGACGTTCTCCGGCCGCTGA
- a CDS encoding PhoH family protein, whose protein sequence is MTPRDTTADSSATTSESVRSSITVPPDIIVGLLGSADENLRALERLLPADIHARGNEITFTGEPADVALAERVVAELIAVASSGQAVTPEAVRHSVAILTGTEDESPAEVLTLDILSRRGKTIRPKTLNQKRYVDAIDAHTIVFGIGPAGTGKTYLAMAKAVSALQTKQVSRIILTRPAVEAGERLGFLPGTLSEKIDPYLRPLYDALHDMMDPELIPKLMSAGVIEVAPLAYMRGRTLNDAFIILDEAQNTTAEQMKMFLTRLGFGSKVVVTGDITQVDLPGGNTSGLRAAMNILDGIDDIHFAELTSADVVRHRLVSEIVDAYARHEEPALLNRAQRRSSNGRPRR, encoded by the coding sequence GTGACGCCCCGCGACACGACCGCTGACTCGTCGGCCACCACATCGGAATCGGTCCGCAGCAGCATCACTGTTCCGCCCGACATCATCGTGGGCCTGCTCGGCTCCGCCGATGAAAATCTGCGGGCCCTTGAAAGACTTCTTCCCGCCGACATTCACGCCCGCGGCAATGAGATCACCTTCACCGGCGAGCCCGCCGACGTCGCACTGGCCGAACGCGTCGTGGCCGAGCTGATCGCCGTCGCCTCCAGCGGACAGGCGGTGACCCCTGAGGCGGTACGTCACAGCGTCGCCATCCTGACCGGCACCGAGGACGAGTCCCCGGCCGAGGTGCTGACACTCGACATCCTGAGCCGGCGCGGCAAGACCATCCGGCCCAAGACGCTCAACCAGAAGCGCTACGTCGATGCCATCGATGCGCACACCATCGTGTTCGGCATCGGCCCGGCCGGTACGGGCAAGACGTACCTGGCGATGGCCAAGGCGGTCAGTGCCCTGCAGACCAAGCAGGTCAGCCGGATCATCCTGACCCGCCCCGCGGTGGAGGCCGGCGAGCGCCTCGGCTTCCTGCCCGGCACATTGAGCGAGAAGATCGACCCGTATCTGCGGCCGCTCTATGACGCACTGCACGACATGATGGACCCCGAGCTCATTCCAAAGCTGATGAGTGCCGGGGTGATCGAGGTCGCACCGCTGGCATACATGCGTGGTCGCACGCTCAATGACGCGTTCATCATCCTCGACGAGGCGCAGAACACCACCGCCGAACAGATGAAGATGTTCCTGACCCGGCTCGGGTTCGGATCGAAAGTCGTTGTCACGGGCGACATTACGCAGGTGGATCTGCCCGGCGGCAACACCTCGGGCCTGCGGGCGGCGATGAACATCCTCGACGGTATCGACGACATCCATTTCGCCGAACTCACCAGTGCCGACGTGGTCCGTCACCGCCTGGTATCCGAGATCGTCGACGCTTACGCCCGACATGAGGAGCCGGCCTTGCTCAACCGTGCCCAACGCCGTTCGTCGAACGGGCGGCCACGCAGATGA
- the ybeY gene encoding rRNA maturation RNase YbeY has translation MSVEVSNESGIDVSEDELISVARFVIAKMDVNPAAELSMVLVDSAAMADLHMRWMDLPGPTDVMSFPMDELEPGGRPDSPEPGPSMLGDIVLCPEFAEQQAAKAGHSLGQELALLTVHGVLHLLGYDHAEPDEEKEMFALQRQLLEEWVADQVEAYHADRQSQKDQSLLDKSRYFDEP, from the coding sequence ATGAGCGTTGAGGTATCCAACGAGTCGGGCATCGATGTCTCCGAGGATGAACTGATCAGCGTCGCGCGTTTCGTCATCGCGAAGATGGACGTCAACCCGGCGGCCGAGTTGTCGATGGTGCTGGTGGACAGCGCCGCCATGGCGGATCTGCACATGCGGTGGATGGACCTGCCGGGCCCCACCGATGTGATGAGTTTCCCGATGGACGAGCTGGAACCCGGCGGGCGGCCGGACTCTCCCGAGCCAGGCCCCTCGATGCTCGGCGACATCGTGTTGTGCCCGGAATTCGCCGAACAGCAGGCCGCCAAGGCCGGGCACTCGCTCGGCCAGGAGCTGGCCCTGCTGACCGTGCACGGGGTGCTGCACCTGCTCGGCTACGACCACGCTGAGCCCGACGAGGAAAAAGAGATGTTCGCGCTGCAGCGTCAGCTCCTCGAGGAATGGGTGGCTGATCAGGTCGAGGCATATCACGCCGACCGGCAGAGCCAGAAGGATCAGAGCCTGCTGGACAAGTCACGATATTTCGACGAACCGTGA
- a CDS encoding hemolysin family protein — protein MTGILPLLGAVVLVAFGGLFAAIDAALSTVSIARIEELVRDERPGAARLSRVVAERPRYINLVVLLRITCEISATVLLVSFLDGHLGVGWGLVAAAAIMVVTSFVAIGVGPRTVGRQNAYSIALISALPLQAISVLLTPISRLLVLIGNALTPGRGFRNGPFASEIELREVVDLAQQRGVVADEERRMIQSVFELGDTPAREVMVPRTEMVWIESDKSAGQATSLAVRSGHSRIPVIGENVDDIVGVVYLKDLVQQTYYSTNGGRDTNVAQVMRPAVFVPDSKPLDELLNEMQRDRNHMALLVDEYGAIAGLVTIEDVLEEIVGEIADEYDTDEVAPVEDIGDRQYRVSARLPIEDLCELYEMEADEDLDVDTVGGLVAFELGRVPLPGAEVTWDGLRLRAEGGSDHRGRVRIGTVLVSPVESDKQETRETDE, from the coding sequence GTGACCGGCATACTTCCGCTGCTCGGCGCCGTGGTGCTGGTCGCGTTCGGTGGCCTGTTCGCCGCCATCGACGCCGCGCTGTCGACCGTCTCGATCGCGCGGATCGAGGAGCTGGTCCGCGACGAACGCCCGGGTGCGGCCCGGCTCAGCCGGGTGGTCGCCGAGCGGCCCCGATACATCAATCTTGTTGTGCTGCTGCGGATCACCTGTGAGATCAGCGCAACGGTCCTGCTCGTCTCCTTCCTGGACGGCCACCTCGGCGTCGGCTGGGGTCTGGTGGCGGCGGCCGCGATCATGGTGGTGACGAGCTTCGTGGCCATCGGCGTCGGCCCCCGTACGGTCGGCAGGCAGAACGCCTACTCCATCGCGCTGATCTCGGCATTGCCGCTGCAGGCCATCTCCGTGCTGCTCACCCCGATCAGCCGGCTGCTGGTGCTGATCGGTAACGCGCTCACCCCCGGGCGGGGCTTCCGTAACGGCCCGTTCGCCTCGGAGATCGAGTTGCGCGAGGTTGTGGACCTGGCCCAGCAGCGGGGCGTGGTGGCCGACGAGGAACGCCGGATGATCCAGTCGGTGTTCGAACTCGGGGACACCCCGGCGCGTGAGGTCATGGTGCCGCGCACCGAGATGGTGTGGATCGAAAGCGACAAATCAGCGGGTCAAGCGACGTCATTGGCGGTGCGCAGCGGACATTCGCGCATCCCGGTGATCGGGGAGAACGTCGACGACATCGTCGGCGTGGTGTACCTGAAAGACCTTGTCCAGCAGACCTATTACTCGACCAACGGCGGCCGCGACACCAACGTCGCACAGGTGATGCGTCCGGCGGTGTTCGTGCCGGACTCCAAACCGCTCGACGAACTGCTCAACGAGATGCAGCGCGACCGCAACCACATGGCGTTGCTGGTCGATGAATACGGCGCCATTGCGGGCCTGGTCACGATCGAGGACGTCCTGGAGGAGATCGTCGGCGAGATCGCCGACGAGTACGACACCGACGAGGTGGCCCCGGTCGAGGACATCGGTGACCGGCAGTACCGGGTGTCGGCACGGTTGCCGATCGAAGACCTCTGCGAGCTCTACGAAATGGAGGCCGACGAGGATCTCGACGTGGACACCGTCGGCGGTCTGGTGGCTTTCGAATTGGGCCGCGTGCCGCTGCCCGGCGCCGAGGTCACGTGGGACGGCCTGCGGCTGCGTGCCGAGGGCGGTTCCGACCATCGTGGCCGGGTGCGGATCGGCACGGTCCTGGTCAGCCCGGTTGAATCCGACAAACAGGAGACCCGAGAAACCGATGAGTGA
- a CDS encoding cytidine deaminase, producing MSELDAEDNKLVVLARGAMGRAEASSGAAVRDQDGRTYAGAPVTLAALQLTALQAAVAAAVSSGATGLEAAVLVGGAADDAGIAAVRELSGDAAVIVTDRAGNPL from the coding sequence ATGAGTGAGCTCGACGCAGAAGACAACAAGCTCGTGGTCCTGGCCCGTGGCGCGATGGGCCGCGCCGAGGCGTCCTCGGGTGCGGCGGTCCGTGATCAGGACGGCCGCACCTACGCCGGCGCGCCGGTCACCCTGGCAGCACTGCAGCTGACCGCGCTGCAGGCGGCGGTGGCCGCCGCGGTGTCCAGCGGTGCCACCGGCCTTGAGGCAGCAGTGCTGGTCGGCGGCGCCGCCGACGACGCAGGCATCGCCGCGGTGCGGGAACTGTCCGGCGACGCCGCGGTGATCGTCACCGATCGCGCCGGGAACCCGCTATGA
- the era gene encoding GTPase Era, producing the protein MTEFRSGFVCFVGRPNTGKSTLTNALVGQKVAITSNRPQTTRHTIRGIVHRDDFQIILVDTPGLHRPRTLLGQRLNDLVKDTYSEVDVIGLCIPADERIGPGDRWIYQQIRAVAPRTTLIAVVTKIDKVPRERVAEQLMAVSELLGPDADIVPVSATAGEQLDVLTDVLVSKLPPGPAYYPDGELTDEPEEVLMAELIREAALEGVRDELPHSLAVVIEEVSEREGRDDLIDVHAILYVERDSQKGIVIGKGGARLREVGTAARTQIEKLLGTKVYLDLRVKIAKNWQRDPKQLGRLGF; encoded by the coding sequence ATGACCGAATTCCGTTCCGGTTTCGTATGTTTCGTCGGCAGGCCCAATACCGGCAAGTCGACGCTGACCAACGCCCTGGTGGGGCAGAAGGTCGCGATCACCTCCAACCGGCCGCAGACCACCCGGCATACGATCCGCGGCATCGTGCACCGCGACGACTTCCAGATCATCCTGGTCGACACCCCCGGGTTGCACCGCCCGCGGACCCTGCTCGGTCAGCGGCTCAACGATCTGGTCAAGGACACCTACTCCGAGGTGGACGTGATCGGTCTGTGCATTCCCGCCGACGAACGCATCGGTCCCGGTGACCGTTGGATCTATCAGCAGATTCGCGCGGTGGCGCCCAGGACGACGCTGATCGCCGTGGTCACCAAGATCGACAAGGTGCCCAGGGAGCGGGTCGCCGAACAACTGATGGCCGTCAGCGAGCTCTTGGGGCCGGACGCCGACATCGTGCCGGTCTCGGCCACGGCGGGGGAGCAACTCGATGTGCTCACCGATGTGCTGGTCTCCAAACTGCCTCCGGGGCCTGCCTATTACCCTGACGGCGAACTCACCGATGAGCCCGAGGAAGTACTGATGGCCGAGCTCATCCGCGAGGCCGCCCTGGAAGGCGTACGCGACGAGTTGCCGCACTCGCTGGCCGTCGTCATCGAGGAAGTGTCCGAAAGAGAAGGCCGTGACGACCTGATCGACGTGCACGCGATCCTCTACGTCGAGCGCGACAGCCAGAAGGGCATCGTGATCGGCAAGGGCGGTGCGCGGCTGCGCGAGGTCGGTACGGCTGCCCGGACCCAGATCGAAAAGCTGCTCGGTACAAAGGTTTATCTAGACCTGCGGGTCAAGATCGCCAAGAACTGGCAGCGTGATCCCAAGCAACTCGGCCGGCTCGGGTTCTGA
- a CDS encoding amidase, producing MAKSATSDSTTPPFPTLTHQLYQLASGAVTSDELVRQSLHAITASQPTLNAFRVVLTEQALADAAKADTARAAGKQLPLLGIPIAVKDDVDIAGVPTRFGTDGDVRVATADAEVVRRLRAAGAVIVGKTNTCELGQWPFTGGPGFGHTRNPWSRKHSPGGSSGGSAAAVAAGLVTAAIGSDGAGSVRIPAAWTHLVGIKPQRGRISTWPLPEAFNGITVNGVLARTVTDAALVLDAASGNAEGDLHKPAPIQALEHVSRAPGPLRVAMSTKLPFTGFPATLHPEIRDALQAVADQLGNLGHTVVAKDPNYSLRMSWDFLARSTAGLLDWAERLGDVPLDERTVANMRIGRLLSQDVLRKARAHEAAAQRRMSWIFNLVDVIIAPTTAQPPPLTHEFDRRGWSATERSSIAACPLTWPWNLLGWPSINVPAGFTSDGLPIGVQLMGPADSEPLLISLAAELEAITGWAAKQPEVWWNTPSQTDASQAAAAINALDRQAG from the coding sequence ATGGCCAAATCTGCGACTTCCGACTCCACCACCCCGCCTTTTCCCACCCTGACGCATCAGCTGTATCAACTTGCCAGCGGCGCAGTCACTTCTGACGAACTGGTACGTCAGTCACTGCATGCCATCACCGCGAGCCAGCCCACGCTCAACGCCTTCCGGGTGGTGCTCACAGAGCAGGCGCTGGCCGACGCCGCCAAGGCCGACACGGCTCGCGCAGCCGGCAAACAGCTCCCACTGCTGGGAATCCCGATCGCGGTCAAGGATGACGTCGACATCGCCGGGGTGCCCACCCGATTCGGCACCGACGGCGACGTGCGCGTCGCGACCGCCGACGCCGAGGTGGTGCGCCGGCTGCGCGCCGCCGGTGCGGTCATCGTCGGGAAGACGAACACCTGCGAGCTCGGACAGTGGCCGTTCACCGGTGGCCCCGGCTTCGGGCACACCCGCAACCCGTGGTCCCGTAAGCACAGCCCGGGCGGATCCTCGGGCGGCAGCGCCGCGGCCGTGGCGGCGGGCCTGGTGACGGCGGCCATCGGGTCCGACGGTGCGGGCAGCGTCCGCATCCCCGCCGCGTGGACACACCTGGTCGGCATCAAGCCGCAGCGCGGACGCATCTCCACCTGGCCGCTGCCCGAGGCGTTCAACGGCATCACCGTCAACGGGGTGCTCGCCCGCACCGTCACCGACGCGGCCCTGGTGCTCGACGCCGCATCCGGGAATGCCGAGGGCGATCTGCACAAGCCGGCACCGATCCAGGCCCTCGAGCATGTCAGTCGCGCGCCCGGGCCGCTGCGGGTGGCGATGTCGACGAAGTTGCCGTTCACCGGATTTCCCGCCACGCTGCACCCCGAGATCCGTGACGCACTGCAGGCCGTCGCCGATCAGCTCGGCAATCTGGGCCACACCGTGGTGGCCAAAGACCCCAACTACAGCCTGCGAATGTCGTGGGATTTCCTGGCCCGCTCGACCGCGGGTCTGCTGGACTGGGCCGAGCGGCTCGGCGACGTGCCCTTGGACGAGCGCACCGTGGCCAACATGAGGATCGGCCGCCTGCTGTCTCAGGACGTGCTGCGCAAGGCCCGCGCGCACGAGGCTGCCGCGCAGCGCCGCATGTCCTGGATCTTCAACCTCGTCGACGTCATCATCGCTCCGACAACGGCCCAGCCACCGCCGCTCACACATGAATTCGACCGCCGCGGGTGGTCGGCCACCGAACGCAGCTCGATCGCCGCGTGCCCGTTGACCTGGCCGTGGAACCTGCTGGGCTGGCCGTCGATCAACGTGCCCGCCGGCTTCACCTCCGACGGCCTGCCGATCGGCGTGCAGCTGATGGGTCCGGCCGACAGTGAGCCGCTGCTGATCTCACTGGCCGCCGAGCTGGAGGCGATCACCGGCTGGGCAGCCAAGCAGCCCGAGGTCTGGTGGAATACCCCGTCGCAGACCGATGCCTCGCAGGCGGCCGCCGCGATCAACGCACTCGACCGCCAGGCCGGTTGA
- the recO gene encoding DNA repair protein RecO — translation MRLYRDRAVVLRQHKLGEADRIVTLLTRNHGLVRAVAKGVRRTRSKFGARLEPFAHIDVQLHPGRNLDIVTQVQAIDAFAADIVSDYGRYTSACAMLETAERLAGEERAPMPDLHRLTVAALRAIADGRRARELVLDSYLLRAMTIAGWAPALTECARCAAPGPHRAFHVAAGGSVCVHCRPSGSSTPPQPVLELMSALHEGDWEYAEASSSSHRTQASGLIAAHLQWHLERQLRTLPLVERVYRIDRTVAEQRATLVRQDMGHGIDEGREAGQVDLPTAAPGA, via the coding sequence ATGCGGCTGTACCGGGACCGGGCGGTGGTGCTGCGCCAGCACAAGCTCGGCGAGGCCGACCGGATTGTCACCCTGCTCACCCGCAACCATGGTTTGGTGCGCGCGGTGGCCAAGGGGGTTCGGCGTACCCGCAGCAAGTTCGGCGCGCGGCTGGAACCGTTTGCCCACATCGACGTGCAGCTGCATCCCGGGCGCAACCTCGACATCGTCACCCAGGTGCAGGCCATAGACGCGTTCGCCGCCGACATCGTCAGTGACTACGGCCGCTACACCAGTGCATGCGCGATGCTGGAGACCGCCGAGCGGCTGGCCGGGGAGGAGCGGGCGCCGATGCCTGACCTGCACCGGCTCACGGTGGCCGCACTACGGGCCATCGCCGACGGGCGCCGGGCCCGGGAACTGGTGCTCGACTCCTACCTGCTGCGGGCGATGACGATCGCCGGGTGGGCGCCGGCACTGACCGAGTGCGCCCGCTGTGCCGCGCCGGGCCCGCACCGGGCATTCCACGTCGCCGCCGGCGGCAGTGTGTGCGTGCACTGCCGGCCCAGCGGATCCAGCACTCCGCCCCAACCCGTACTGGAGCTGATGTCGGCGCTGCACGAGGGCGACTGGGAATATGCCGAGGCCTCCTCATCGAGCCATCGCACCCAGGCCAGCGGACTGATCGCGGCGCATCTGCAGTGGCACCTGGAACGTCAGCTGCGGACATTGCCTCTGGTCGAGCGGGTGTACCGGATCGATCGGACAGTCGCCGAGCAGCGCGCGACGCTGGTCAGGCAGGATATGGGCCATGGCATTGACGAAGGACGGGAAGCGGGGCAAGTCGACCTACCCACAGCTGCCCCCGGCGCCTGA